A DNA window from Bacillota bacterium contains the following coding sequences:
- a CDS encoding metal-sensitive transcriptional regulator encodes MDELRESLIARLKRIEGQARGIQRMIEEKRSCDEIIVQLAAIKAAIDQVAVNILGHHMAECIEKNLAQGRDVQDAIAEFMPIFRKLS; translated from the coding sequence ATGGACGAACTCCGGGAAAGCCTGATCGCACGTTTGAAGCGGATCGAGGGCCAGGCCAGGGGCATACAGCGAATGATCGAAGAAAAAAGGAGCTGCGACGAGATCATCGTGCAGCTCGCGGCGATAAAGGCGGCCATTGACCAGGTGGCCGTCAATATTCTTGGCCACCATATGGCCGAGTGCATTGAGAAGAACCTCGCCCAGGGCCGGGATGTGCAGGATGCCATCGCGGAGTTTATGCCGATATTCCGCAAGCTCTCGTAG
- a CDS encoding nitroreductase family protein: MFEQIKKRRSIRSYTSQDVSPELVQMLLEAAMAAPSGNDARPWDFIVVRDAALRKKIAETHTWSSMAASAPVVIVVCGSESSKHWIADTSAATENILLQASAMGLGALWVGIYPTTRYEEHIRSALGIPANRRVLCVIPIGWPAEKKEPRTRYEANKVHYERF, translated from the coding sequence ATGTTCGAGCAGATTAAGAAGCGAAGGAGTATAAGGTCCTACACCAGTCAGGATGTGAGCCCCGAGCTCGTTCAGATGCTGCTTGAGGCTGCGATGGCTGCACCGTCAGGAAACGATGCAAGGCCGTGGGACTTTATAGTAGTGAGGGATGCCGCCCTGAGGAAGAAGATAGCGGAGACTCATACCTGGTCCAGCATGGCCGCTTCAGCCCCCGTGGTTATTGTGGTGTGCGGCAGTGAAAGCTCCAAGCACTGGATCGCCGACACCAGCGCGGCGACAGAGAATATACTGCTCCAGGCCTCGGCAATGGGGCTCGGTGCGCTCTGGGTGGGAATCTACCCGACCACGAGGTATGAGGAGCACATAAGGTCCGCCCTCGGTATCCCAGCGAATCGACGGGTCCTGTGCGTGATACCCATCGGCTGGCCGGCCGAGAAGAAGGAGCCGAGGACCCGCTATGAGGCGAACAAGGTGCATTATGAGAGGTTCTAG
- a CDS encoding 3-isopropylmalate dehydrogenase, with protein sequence MNKAPYKIAVIPGDGTGPEVIREGLKVLTAASGKYNFKFETVTFDFGGDRYLRTGETLPDSAVEELKGFDAIYLGAIGHPDVKPGILERGILLRLRFALDQYINLRPVKLYPGVDTPLKDKVPEDIDFVVVRENTEGLYAGAGGVLKKGTPDEVATQESINTRKGVERCIRFAFEYCRKRNCRKTLTLCGKTNVLTYAFDLWERTFHEVGAEYPDIKRDYAHVDAICMWMVKNPEWFDVIVTDNMFGDIITDLGAMIQGGMGIAAGGNINPEGVSMFEPIGGSAPKYTGKNMINPLAAICAGAMLIETLGETEAAQKVENSVATVCSRYLKSLAAGKMGYTTTEVGDLVVNNLP encoded by the coding sequence TTGAACAAGGCACCATATAAGATCGCGGTCATACCAGGGGATGGAACCGGTCCCGAGGTTATAAGGGAGGGGCTGAAGGTCCTGACGGCCGCAAGTGGGAAGTACAATTTCAAGTTCGAGACGGTGACGTTCGATTTCGGAGGGGACCGATACCTCCGGACGGGGGAGACGCTGCCGGACAGCGCTGTAGAGGAGCTTAAAGGGTTCGACGCCATCTATCTGGGTGCAATCGGTCACCCCGATGTGAAGCCGGGCATACTCGAGCGCGGCATCCTCCTCAGGCTCCGCTTCGCTCTTGACCAGTATATAAACCTTCGACCAGTTAAGCTTTATCCTGGCGTTGACACCCCGCTCAAGGATAAGGTCCCCGAGGATATAGATTTCGTGGTTGTGCGTGAGAATACCGAAGGGCTTTACGCCGGGGCGGGCGGGGTGCTCAAGAAGGGCACACCTGACGAGGTCGCCACCCAGGAGTCCATCAATACCCGCAAGGGTGTAGAGCGATGCATCAGGTTTGCCTTCGAGTATTGCCGCAAACGCAATTGCAGGAAGACGCTCACCCTGTGTGGCAAGACCAACGTGCTCACATACGCCTTCGATCTGTGGGAGCGCACGTTCCACGAGGTGGGAGCGGAATACCCTGATATCAAGCGTGATTACGCGCATGTGGATGCAATATGCATGTGGATGGTTAAGAACCCCGAGTGGTTCGACGTTATCGTCACCGATAACATGTTTGGGGATATAATCACCGACCTCGGTGCAATGATCCAGGGGGGAATGGGCATAGCAGCGGGCGGGAATATAAACCCCGAGGGGGTCTCCATGTTTGAGCCTATCGGAGGGTCGGCGCCCAAGTACACCGGCAAGAACATGATAAACCCGCTTGCGGCCATCTGCGCAGGCGCCATGCTCATTGAAACCCTGGGTGAGACCGAGGCTGCCCAAAAGGTCGAGAATTCCGTGGCCACTGTGTGCAGCCGCTATCTCAAGAGCCTTGCGGCCGGCAAGATGGGCTATACAACGACCGAGGTTGGCGACCTTGTTGTGAACAACCTCCCATAA